From the genome of Hathewaya histolytica, one region includes:
- a CDS encoding ABC transporter ATP-binding protein yields MSQDKVLIEVNNLKKHFKVGPKSILKAVDGVNFKIRKGETLGLVGESGCGKTTCGRTVMGLYNATEGEVLFDGVDVHKLNKKEKKEFTRRAQIIFQDPYASLNPRMTVGDIIGEGIDIHNLYKGQERTNRIYHLLNLVGLNKEHASRFPHEFSGGQRQRIGIARALAIEPEFIVCDEPISALDVSIQAQVVNLLIKLQKELGLTYLFIAHDLSMVKHISDRVGVMYVGHLVELAGSEELYAEPLHPYTQALLSAIPIPDPGIERAKERIPLEGEVPSPINPEPGCRFAGRCKYAKKECFEKTPELREVKKDHFVACHIL; encoded by the coding sequence ATGTCACAAGATAAAGTGTTAATTGAGGTTAATAACTTAAAAAAGCATTTTAAAGTTGGACCTAAATCTATTTTAAAAGCTGTGGACGGAGTAAATTTTAAAATTAGAAAAGGTGAAACTTTAGGTTTGGTTGGAGAATCAGGTTGTGGTAAGACAACATGCGGAAGAACAGTTATGGGATTATATAATGCTACAGAGGGAGAAGTATTATTTGATGGAGTAGACGTTCATAAGCTAAACAAGAAAGAAAAGAAAGAGTTTACAAGAAGAGCACAGATAATATTCCAAGACCCATATGCTTCATTAAATCCAAGAATGACTGTAGGAGATATAATAGGTGAGGGAATAGATATTCATAACCTTTACAAAGGACAAGAAAGAACAAATAGAATATATCACCTGTTAAATTTAGTAGGACTAAATAAGGAGCACGCATCAAGATTTCCACATGAATTCTCAGGAGGACAAAGACAAAGAATAGGTATAGCAAGGGCTTTAGCAATAGAACCAGAATTTATAGTTTGTGATGAGCCTATATCAGCACTAGACGTTTCTATACAAGCACAGGTTGTTAATCTATTAATAAAGCTACAAAAAGAATTAGGATTAACATACCTATTTATAGCTCATGATCTTTCAATGGTAAAGCATATATCTGATAGAGTTGGAGTTATGTATGTTGGACATTTAGTAGAACTTGCAGGAAGTGAAGAACTTTATGCAGAGCCATTACATCCTTATACCCAGGCATTGTTATCTGCAATACCAATTCCTGATCCTGGCATAGAGAGAGCTAAGGAAAGAATCCCACTTGAAGGAGAAGTACCAAGTCCTATAAATCCTGAACCAGGTTGTAGATTTGCAGGAAGATGTAAATATGCAAAAAAGGAATGTTTTGAAAAGACTCCAGAATTAAGGGAAGTTAAAAAAGATCATTTTGTTGCGTGTCATATATTATAA
- a CDS encoding ABC transporter ATP-binding protein: MEKILDVKNLRVSFHTYAGEVQAVRGVSFYLNKGETLAVVGESGCGKSVTSKAIMRLLPTPPSEIKECSEVFFEDKDLLKLKEKDMRKYRGSEISMIFQDPMTSLNPTMTIGKQIAESLVIHRGMSKKQALEEAIKLLDLVRLPNPEKRANQYPHEFSGGMRQRAMIAIALACNPKILIADEPTTALDVTIQAQIMDLIGDLQKKLGTAVILVTHDLGVVADVAHRIQVMYAGQIIERGTTDEIFYNPQHPYTWALLQSVPRLETGNKAKLYALGGTPPDLIKPPVGCPFAARCEYCMPICKEAVPEVTKISESHEVSCWLKHSMAPKVEIPEAIVSGGAK; the protein is encoded by the coding sequence ATGGAAAAGATTTTAGATGTTAAGAATTTAAGAGTTTCCTTTCATACTTATGCAGGAGAAGTACAAGCAGTAAGAGGGGTGAGTTTTTATTTAAATAAAGGTGAGACTTTAGCAGTAGTTGGAGAATCAGGATGTGGAAAATCCGTTACGTCTAAGGCTATAATGAGACTTCTTCCAACTCCACCTTCAGAAATAAAGGAATGTTCTGAGGTTTTCTTTGAAGATAAAGATCTTTTAAAATTAAAAGAAAAAGATATGAGAAAATATAGGGGATCAGAAATATCTATGATATTCCAAGATCCTATGACTTCATTAAATCCAACAATGACTATTGGTAAACAAATTGCTGAAAGTCTTGTTATTCATAGGGGAATGAGTAAAAAACAGGCCTTAGAAGAGGCTATTAAGTTATTAGATTTAGTTAGACTTCCTAACCCAGAGAAAAGAGCAAATCAATACCCTCATGAATTCTCAGGTGGTATGAGACAAAGAGCTATGATAGCAATAGCACTGGCATGTAATCCTAAAATATTAATAGCAGACGAGCCAACTACAGCACTAGATGTTACTATACAAGCACAGATTATGGATCTTATAGGAGATCTTCAAAAAAAGCTTGGAACTGCTGTAATATTAGTAACACATGATTTAGGTGTTGTTGCAGATGTAGCTCATAGAATTCAAGTTATGTATGCAGGACAAATTATAGAAAGAGGAACTACAGATGAAATATTCTATAATCCTCAACACCCATATACTTGGGCATTACTTCAATCAGTACCTAGACTAGAGACTGGAAATAAGGCAAAACTGTATGCTTTAGGGGGAACACCACCAGATTTGATTAAGCCTCCTGTTGGATGTCCTTTTGCCGCTAGATGTGAATATTGCATGCCAATATGTAAAGAAGCTGTGCCAGAAGTTACAAAAATCTCTGAAAGTCATGAAGTTTCTTGTTGGCTAAAACATTCAATGGCACCTAAAGTTGAAATACCAGAAGCTATAGTATCAGGGGGTGCAAAATAA
- a CDS encoding peptide ABC transporter substrate-binding protein: MKSKKVLASLLALSVLASSTLLGCGNKEEAKPANKTENSVETTGEKDKDQTYNVCGHEPDTLDPNLSSSDTAWRPQGFLYEGLTRYTPTEDGLGKIDPGVAEKWNMSKDGLKYTFNIRKDAKWSDGKRLTAKDFEYSWKRAVDPKNGAPYQALFNGIVKNATEVGKNKKFIDELGIKAIDDYTFEVTLEKPCGYFMELTYFPVLKPVRKDVIDKHGKKYGTEADTIVGNGAYTLKEWTNKNKMTFVKNENYWDKENVFLSTMNWKIIRDENARMQAYQTGEIDSVFVVDGQWIEKFKQDTESIYDNTVGNSLDYFILNFKNKYFANEKIRKAMAISFSREGFIDVVANGLGKATYGLIPDSITMGGTPYTKLVDNKFIKKIMDENKDPKKLFMEGLKEVGGEQDPNKLTFRIYTRGTSEQDKQEAEYYSQQWKENLGINIKLEQMDYNIMYKKIEAGDFDIGLAGWSADWNDPSAYLDNHNSDTGYYKTVGWVNKKFNTALLKAKETMDMNERAKLYGEAEKILIYDDTAIIPIYFGMTSTFRKKYIKNYKTGSFGFGDLKGVYISGRNK, encoded by the coding sequence ATGAAGAGCAAAAAGGTGTTAGCAAGTTTATTGGCTTTATCTGTTCTTGCTTCTTCTACATTATTGGGATGTGGTAACAAAGAAGAAGCTAAACCAGCTAATAAGACTGAAAATTCAGTAGAAACTACTGGGGAAAAAGACAAAGATCAAACTTATAATGTATGTGGACATGAACCAGATACATTAGATCCGAATTTGTCAAGTTCTGATACTGCATGGAGACCGCAAGGATTTTTGTATGAAGGGTTAACTAGATATACACCTACAGAGGATGGTCTTGGGAAAATAGATCCAGGAGTTGCAGAAAAGTGGAATATGAGTAAAGACGGGCTTAAGTACACTTTTAATATTAGAAAAGATGCTAAATGGTCCGATGGAAAACGTTTAACTGCAAAAGATTTTGAATATTCTTGGAAAAGGGCTGTAGATCCTAAAAACGGTGCTCCATATCAGGCATTGTTTAATGGAATAGTAAAAAATGCTACTGAGGTTGGGAAAAATAAGAAGTTTATAGATGAATTAGGTATAAAAGCTATAGATGATTATACCTTTGAGGTAACCCTAGAAAAACCATGTGGGTATTTTATGGAGTTAACATATTTTCCAGTTTTAAAACCAGTTAGAAAAGATGTTATAGATAAACATGGTAAGAAATATGGTACGGAAGCAGATACTATAGTTGGAAATGGTGCCTACACATTAAAAGAGTGGACAAATAAAAATAAAATGACATTTGTAAAGAATGAAAATTATTGGGATAAAGAAAATGTATTTTTATCCACAATGAATTGGAAAATTATAAGAGATGAGAATGCTAGAATGCAGGCATATCAAACAGGAGAAATCGATTCTGTTTTTGTAGTAGATGGGCAGTGGATTGAAAAATTCAAACAAGATACAGAAAGCATTTATGATAATACAGTAGGAAATAGTTTAGATTATTTCATTCTTAATTTTAAAAATAAATATTTTGCTAATGAGAAGATTAGGAAAGCTATGGCAATATCTTTTAGTAGAGAAGGATTTATTGATGTTGTTGCCAATGGCCTTGGTAAAGCTACTTATGGATTAATTCCAGATTCAATTACCATGGGTGGAACACCATACACTAAGTTGGTAGATAATAAGTTTATTAAGAAAATAATGGATGAAAATAAAGATCCTAAGAAATTATTTATGGAAGGTTTAAAAGAAGTTGGTGGGGAACAAGACCCAAACAAACTTACTTTTAGAATATATACAAGAGGAACTTCAGAACAAGATAAACAAGAAGCTGAATACTACTCACAACAATGGAAAGAAAACTTAGGAATTAATATAAAATTAGAACAGATGGACTATAATATAATGTATAAAAAGATAGAGGCTGGAGATTTTGATATAGGCCTTGCAGGTTGGTCTGCAGATTGGAACGATCCAAGTGCGTATTTGGATAATCATAACTCTGATACTGGTTACTATAAAACAGTGGGATGGGTTAATAAGAAGTTTAATACTGCTTTATTAAAAGCAAAAGAAACTATGGACATGAATGAAAGAGCAAAGTTATATGGAGAAGCAGAAAAAATATTAATATATGATGATACTGCAATAATTCCAATTTACTTTGGAATGACTTCCACCTTTAGAAAGAAATATATTAAAAATTATAAAACAGGAAGCTTTGGATTTGGAGATTTAAAAGGTGTCTATATTTCAGGAAGAAATAAATAA